Proteins encoded by one window of Nicotiana tabacum cultivar K326 chromosome 10, ASM71507v2, whole genome shotgun sequence:
- the LOC107822820 gene encoding ultraviolet-B receptor UVR8, with protein MGDRLRSASMEDLPVHLILEILTSGRLGAIDLICLELTSRTFRGTHCLVPQKFKSLVDYAVFQLCWMHPFYASLHCDAQKELLGRCNDNWKRLLRFLQGLEQSSDTVATSAGNMQIRSGRYHTLLIKGSKVYSCGSSLSGVLGHGPETTQCVEFTRISFPLPVQVAQVSASHNHAAFVTGSGQVFTCGDNSAYCCGHIDTGRPIFRPRMVEALKNIRCKQVAVGLSFTMFLTRQGHVYTCGTNSLGQLGHGDTMDRPTPTCVELLASMGSVVQIAAGPSYALAVCDDGTLYSFGSGTNFCLGHGEQHNELQPRAIQSFSRQGIYVARVSAGAEHVVALDSTGYVYTWGKGYCGALGHGDEIDKTTPSLLTSLKSQLAVQVCASKRKTFVLVEDGSVYGFGWMGFGSLGFLDRGASDKVLRPRILESLRSHHISQISTGLYHTVVVTNRGRVFGFGDNERAQLGHDALRGCLKPTEIFMEKS; from the exons ATGGGGGATCGTTTGAGGTCAGCATCAATGGAGGATTTGCCAGTACATTTGATTCTTGAAATATTGACGTCAGGTCGATTAGGTGCTATTGATTTAATATGTTTGGAGCTAACTTCAAGGACTTTTAGGGGAACCCACTGTTTGGTTCCTCAAAAGTTTAAGTCTTTGGTTGATTATGCTGTGTTTCAGCTTTGTTGGATGCATCCTTTTTATGCCTCTCTGCATTGTGATGCTCAGAAAGAGCTTCTCGGACGCTGTAATGACAATTGGAAGCGCCTTTTGAGGTTCTTGCAAGGGTTGGAACAGTCCTCTGATACGGTTGCAACCTCTGCAGGCAAT ATGCAAATTAGGAGTGGCAGGTATCACACATTGCTAATCAAAGGATCAAAAGTATACTCTTGTGGTTCCAGTTTATCCGGCGTGCTCGGTCATGGGCCTGAAACAACTCAGTGTGTGGAATTTACTCGAATTAGCTTTCCTCTTCCTGTACAAGTCGCCCAAGTTTCAGCTTCTCATAATCATGCTGCTTTTGTCACAGGGTCTGGACAG GTGTTCACATGTGGAGACAACTCTGCATACTGTTGTGGGCATATAGACACCGGACGCCCAATCTTCAGGCCTAGGATGGTTGAAGCATTGAAAAACATTCGTTGCAAGCAG GTTGCTGTAGGTCTCAGTTTTACCATGTTTCTCACAAGGCAAGGTCATGTTTACACATGTGGAACAAATTCACTTGGTCAACTTGGTCATGGTGACACAATGGATAGGCCAACACCGACATGTGTAGAATTACTGGCATCTATGGGTTCTGTAGTTCAGATTGCTGCTGGTCCTAGTTATGCACTTGCAGTTTGTGATGATGGGACACTCTACTCTTTTGGTTCGGGTACTAATTTCTGCCTTGGTCACGGAGAACAGCACAATGAACTTCAGCCACGTGCAATCCAGTCGTTTAGTAGGCAGGGCATTTATGTGGCTCGTGTTTCTGCTGGCGCTGAGCATGTTGTGGCACTGGATTCCACTGGATAT GTGTATACTTGGGGGAAAGGTTACTGTGGTGCATTGGGGCATGGAGATGAGATTGATAAGACGACTCCATCACTCTTGACCAGCCTTAAGAGCCAACTAGCTGTTCAG GTTTGTGCAAGTAAGAGGAAAACTTTTGTCCTGGTGGAGGACGGTTCTGTTTATGGCTTTGGTTGGATGGGTTTTGGTAGCCTCGGGTTCCTTGATAGAGGAGCATCAGATAAAGTTTTGAGGCCCCGGATCCTCGAGAGTTTGAGATCTCACCACATATCTCAAATTAGCACTGGCTTATACCACACTGTTGTTGTCACAAATCGTGGACGGGTTTTTGGATTTGGAGACAATGAAAGAGCCCAACTCGGGCATGATGCACTTAGGGGATGCCTTAAACCTACTGAAATCTTTATGGAAAAATCGTGA